Part of the bacterium genome is shown below.
TGCCGGGATCAGATCATGAAAAACCTGAAAGGCAAGTACAATTTAGATATCGAAGTCAAATATATCTGGCAGTTGGTAGCCGAGTCCTTAATTTTGGAATAGGAAGAGTTAAGTATGACAAATATTCATTCGGAAATGGCTGATTTTTTAAATGTAAGCCTGCTCCTGACAGGCTCAGGAGTTAGGTGAGGATGGTTGTGCAAAAAGAATAACTTCATAATCCCTAAACCAAATCAGCCACCTAACCCTAACTTAACTTATATACCTTTGCCTCTTTCCTGTGTAGTTTGACACTGATTTGTCCATTCTCATAAGGGATTATCTCTTTTATCCATACGAATGCCGTCAATCCCTGTTTGTTCTATCCAATCAACGATATTATTGACAAAGTAATCGGCTACTTCAGGCAGGTCATGATTCAAATCAGGTAGCCCGGCAAGTGGAGATTCTATCTCATCCCATTCTGCTCTGGCAGGATTGAACCAGGTGTCCTGTATCTTTTTGTAGGGATAGTCGTGATAAGCTTGATTATGATAGCCCGTATGATTAACTACCATATCGAGTATGACCTTGATATTTGCCTTGTGAAGTTTATCGATTAATCTCTTTAAATACTCTTTACTCCCTTCAGCCAATGAAGGGTCTTGTGAGTAAAGGTGAGGGTCAATTCGCTCGAAATCAAGTGCCCAATAGCCGTGGTAACCAGCAGAATTGCCGACTGTCACGCTCTTAGAAAAAGGTATAACTTATGGCTATCAATATCCCTAAAAGAATTACTCCCAGAATCAGGCTTGAGGCAATAAGTTTTTTTTCTGCAGGAAGTAATGGCTCATATTCCATTTTCTGCATTTCTTCTGAAATTTTAAGTTCTTCTGCCATTTTAAAACACCTCGTTTAGATTTTTAGCCACTGAACTCACTGAATTTCAAACAATATTCTCTTCATCTTCTATACTACGGGTGGTTTTATGCCATGGAAAAATATCCAGGAGATAAATAGTCCGACCCAGATGATAAAACCAAAAAGACAGAGGACATAGACGGCGGTTAATCTTCCTATTCCTTCTTGCCAGAGTTGTCTGAAATTCGAGACTGCACCGATGGAAAAGAATGTCATCGCAAAGAATATCTTGCGAAAGACATCACACTGCTCTGTAACCTCTTTCAGTCCAGGAATAAGACCTGATGAAATAAGGCATAGTGCTAACATAACTAAAAATGTGAAGCAATAACCAATCACAAATTTAGGGAATCTATGCCACATTTCAATAGGTTTAACCTTTTCACCTGGTTTTTTCTCTATGGCATATACCCAGACAAGTGCCAGAATAAATGCCCAGATACCGATAAAAACATCTATAAATATTTTAGTGGTCGTAGCGGTCATCAGTATCCAGCCTTCTTTGTAATTAATACCTTGCAGGGCTAATACTTTCGCTCGGATAAGGGAATCGGTTATTGCTCCACTGGCTACTGCCGCACCATCGGTTTTAACCGCTAATCCCATCCAGGCACCGGCAACCATTGGCTCCTGGTAGAGAAATATTTGACTAAGAAAAGGTAAGAGGATTAATTCAATCACCGCAAAGACAACCACTAAAGAGGAAACCATAATTGCTACTCTGGGTTTAGCTTTAATAGCCGCTCCGGTAGCTATAGCCGCTGAGACACCACAAATGGATATTCCTGAGGCAAGTGGTGCCGCCCATTCTCGGCTGAATTTGAAGTATCTTCGGGCAATAAAATAAACTACCGCCCAATATATGAGATATGCCTCTACAATCGCACAAAAACCACGAAAAATAACACTTGTGGCTAACCCTAATGCCTCAACTGCCTTTACACCTAATCCTGCCCCTAAAATAACTATTGCTGTCTTAATATACCATTCTGGTTTAATTCCTTCTTTAAGAGCATTTGTTACCTGGGGAAAGAAATTCCCAATGCACAATCCTACCAGAAGTGCGATAATAAGTCCTGCCTCACCGGTAAGATTACAGGACCAACCAATCCCAAATTTCTGAAGTTGGTCAGGGGTAGCGGCAATGTAGGCGTAATGACCAAGCGTCCAACAGACAAAACTTATCCCAAAAACTATGCTAAAACTCAAGATAA
Proteins encoded:
- a CDS encoding alpha-amylase family glycosyl hydrolase, with amino-acid sequence MTVGNSAGYHGYWALDFERIDPHLYSQDPSLAEGSKEYLKRLIDKLHKANIKVILDMVVNHTGYHNQAYHDYPYKKIQDTWFNPARAEWDEIESPLAGLPDLNHDLPEVADYFVNNIVDWIEQTGIDGIRMDKRDNPL
- a CDS encoding putative sulfate exporter family transporter, with the translated sequence MEGKTKNTLFSNEDWLAVWLGLFIFCLGITKVCCGIDVLGWVVKNSVWMDLGKSFAAVSKTYTGMPPIISLVLTYLFLLVIMTIGAMGLGVSLKKFILSFSIVFGISFVCWTLGHYAYIAATPDQLQKFGIGWSCNLTGEAGLIIALLVGLCIGNFFPQVTNALKEGIKPEWYIKTAIVILGAGLGVKAVEALGLATSVIFRGFCAIVEAYLIYWAVVYFIARRYFKFSREWAAPLASGISICGVSAAIATGAAIKAKPRVAIMVSSLVVVFAVIELILLPFLSQIFLYQEPMVAGAWMGLAVKTDGAAVASGAITDSLIRAKVLALQGINYKEGWILMTATTTKIFIDVFIGIWAFILALVWVYAIEKKPGEKVKPIEMWHRFPKFVIGYCFTFLVMLALCLISSGLIPGLKEVTEQCDVFRKIFFAMTFFSIGAVSNFRQLWQEGIGRLTAVYVLCLFGFIIWVGLFISWIFFHGIKPPVV